A single Xiphias gladius isolate SHS-SW01 ecotype Sanya breed wild chromosome 22, ASM1685928v1, whole genome shotgun sequence DNA region contains:
- the pbxip1b gene encoding pre-B-cell leukemia homeobox interacting protein 1b isoform X3 has protein sequence MSGGSSANNSWTILSPEETVAETLRPVAEEIEHHEESHTSAAGSGANQPAEGAAPAEGSSVEEHLISEEKTAELIGDTEQHSSVPTVTDAAVPTSLEVSGSFVPGSNALNRSGGPPEGPAQSSPDPDSFSDSYTRITPSPDEPLASLLSTETLGGLAFTQEEERLTQEETLHPLNGEELQQEGEESDLSPRMPDLWKQADSPMDSDVGEERTEKIDEEEEPEVKRRRSLLAALERVGRTEEEEEGEEEFQLPQRAEDSGFSVNKCILGAVILLGLGTIFFSESDYGTRELKDSEVPGKEGWLNPEVPPPPVDADSTELLNKLAKETEQISVLQAQLQAQKDELKVAKGQAAEGAKERLRWEEVEKENSRLKTEMASLPVLQKENEKMKRELESVPALQKELETLRSTVTDLKLSSAATEAAQRPVKPTTSPTSGQPEDNKQDTAGTAERQARKPWNYRKEKKTDWKKDKYDIGEKKEWKEREKSERKEGEKKERKDGGKTEWKKGKHEQGKSDKEKDKDGKPKRHSSETKQWKGNEWKTEKVSRGEEGKPWKAREGEKEWIEKRERKEWKEERDWQKAKHEKVNEGEQWRGKEEKEWKGGKDHGEKHTGKERWKEEKEWKKVKDGNKESGKLKWEEKNWKERGEKKQWKKDDEWRGKNGKDEGKEGKGKGERKQWGKSENHAKNHGKERKGKDERKQWNENEWKSKNGKDDKEWKRKDERKQWEKKEEEWKREQKEKRHNGDGKKERSSAQKNKDDHKFSGNRHHDHHEEHVWGDRKATHTHNRPSLEQHEYWVQQRGRLQHNPKPPQHCNSLETCAQAEGLLPVPFTEFETILQTYLAKAEQAGVDASKREELKKLAAEFFKNGVFVHDQMSFQDFVEDVGDILEDMVEGDENGEEEDSATEEEMEEFEREVMKKFSVPGAGGKEERIKEEWRKESGRGRG, from the exons ATGTCTGGCGGCAGCAGTGCAAACAACAGCTGGACCATCCTCAGTCCTGAG GAGACTGTCGCTGAAACCCTGAGGCCTGTGGCAGAGGAAATAGAGCACCATGAAGAAAGCCATACATCTGCAGCAG GCTCTGGAGCAAACCAGCCTGCAGAGGGTGCAGCACCTGCAGAGGGGTCATCTGTGGAGGAACACCTG atatcagaagaaaaaacagcagagctaattggagacacagagcaacactcCTCTGTGCCCACTGTCACTGATGCTGCTGTTCCCACTTCTTTGGAAGTCTCTGGCAGCTTTGTTCCTGGCAGTAATGCACTCAATCGGTCAGGGGGCCCACCTGAGGGCCCAGCACAGTCCAGCCCTGACCCCGATTCATTCTCTGACTCCTACACCCGCATAACTCCCTCCCCTGATGAGCCCCTAGCCTCACTGCTGAGCACAGAGACTCTGGGAGGGTTGGCGTTTacacaagaagaagagaggCTCACACAGGAGGAAACTCTGCATCCACTAAATGGGGAAGAGCTACAACAGGAAGGGGAGGAGTCAGATCTGTCTCCAAGGATGCCTGATTTATGGAAACAGGCAG ACTCCCCTATGGATTCAGATGTGGGTGAGGAGAGGACTGAGAAGatagatgaggaggaagagccagaggtgaagaggaggaggtctcTCTTAGCAGCTCTGGAACGGGTTGGGAGgacggaggaggaagaggaaggagaggaagagttTCAGCTGCCACAGCGAGCGGAAGACAGCGGGTTCTCTGTGAACAAGTGCATCCTCGGTGCTGTCATTCTGTTAGGCCTCGGCACCATCTTTTTCTCAG AAAGTGACTATGGGACAAGGGAGCTAAAAGATTCAGAGGTACCAGGAAAAGAG GGGTGGCTTAATCCTGAGGTTCCTCCACCCCCAGTAGATGCTGACAGTACAGAGCTTCTAAATAAGTTAGCCAAAGAGACTGAGCAGATTTCTGTGCTACAAGCCCAACTTCAG GCACAGAAAGACGAGCTAAAAGTAGCCAAGGGACAGGCAGCAGAGGGAGCAAAGGAGCGGTTGCggtgggaggaggtggagaaggaaaaCAGTAGGTTGAAGACAGAGATGGCATCTCTCCCTGTTCTtcagaaagagaatgagaagatgaagagagagctGGAGTCTGTCCCGGCCCTACAGAAAGAACTAGAAACACTGAGATCAACTGTGACTGATTTAAAACTCTCCTCAG CAGCCACTGAAGCAGCTCAAAGACCTGTGAAGCCCACTACATCGCCTACCAGTGGCCAGCCAGAGGACAACAAGCAAGACACAGCTGgaactgcagagagacaggccAGGAAACCATGGAATTACCggaaggagaagaagacagaTTGGAAGAAGGATAAATATGACATTGGTGAAAAGAAGgagtggaaagagagagaaaaatctgagaggaaggaaggagagaaaaaggagcgCAAAGATGGGGGTAAAACAGAatggaaaaagggaaaacatgaGCAAGGAAAGTCTGACAAGGAGAAAGATAAGGACGGTAAGCCAAAGAGGCACAGTTCTGAAACAAAGCAATGGAAGGGAAATGAGTGGAAGACAGAAAAGGTGAGCAGAGGTGAGGAAGGAAAGCCGTGGAAGGCTAGGGAAGGGGAGAAGGAGTGgatagaaaagagagagagaaaagaatggaaggaagagagagactggCAAAAAGCAAAGCATGAGAAAGTGAACGAGGGTGAACAATGGAGGGGTAAGGAGGAGAAGGAGTGGAAGGGAGGAAAGGACCATGGCGAGAAGCACACGGGCAAGGAAAGAtggaaggaagagaaggagtGGAAGAAGGTGAAAGATGGCAACAAGGAAAGTGGCAAATTGAAATGGGAGGAGAAAAattggaaagagagaggagagaagaaacaaTGGAAGAAGGATGATGAATGGAGGGGTAAAAATGGCAAAGACGAGGGTAaagaagggaaaggaaagggTGAAAGGAAACAGTGGGGCAAGAGCGAAAATCACGCCAAGAATCATggtaaagaaaggaaagggaaggatgagagaaaacagtggaaCGAGAACGAGTGGAAGAGTAAAAATGGTAAAGATGATAAGGAATGGAAGAGGAAGGATGAGAGGAAACagtgggaaaagaaagaggaagagtggaagagagaacagaaagagaaaaggcacAACGGAGatgggaaaaaggaaagatCAAGCgctcaaaaaaacaaagatgatcACAAATTTTCTGGCAATCGCCATCATGACCACCATGAAGAGCATGTGTGGGGAGACAGGAAggccactcacacacacaaccgaCCTTCCCTCGAACAGCATGAGTACTGGGTCCAGCAAAGAGGCCGGCTCCAGCACAACCCCAAACCACCACAGCACTGTAACTCATTGGAGACCTGCGCTCAGGCTGAGGGGCTGCTTCCTGTCCCCTTCACTGAGTTTGAGACCATACTTCAAACTTACCTAGCCAAGGCAGAGCAGGCAGGAGTGGACGCTTCCAAAAGAGAGGAGCTCAAAAAGCTAGCTGCTGAGTTCTTCAAGAATGGAGTCTTTGTTCATGACCAGATGAGCTTTCAAGATTTTGTGGAGGATGTGGGAGATATTCTGGAAGACATGGTGGAAGGGGATGAGAACGGGGAAGAGGAGGATAGTgccacagaggaagaaatggagGAGTTTGAAAGAGAAGTCATGAAAAAGTTTTCAGTGCCAGGAGctggagggaaagaggagagaatcAAAGAGGAGTGGAGGAAGGAGAGCGGACGAGGACGTGGCTGA
- the pbxip1b gene encoding pre-B-cell leukemia homeobox interacting protein 1b isoform X5 encodes MSGGSSANNSWTILSPEETVAETLRPVAEEIEHHEESHTSAAGSGANQPAEGAAPAEGSSVEEHLISEEKTAELIGDTEQHSSVPTVTDAAVPTSLEVSGSFVPGSNALNRSGGPPEGPAQSSPDPDSFSDSYTRITPSPDEPLASLLSTETLGGLAFTQEEERLTQEETLHPLNGEELQQEGEESDLSPRMPDLWKQADSPMDSDVGEERTEKIDEEEEPEVKRRRSLLAALERVGRTEEEEEGEEEFQLPQRAEDSGFSVNKCILGAVILLGLGTIFFSGVFMDLDEESDYGTRELKDSEVPGKEGWLNPEVPPPPVDADSTELLNKLAKETEQISVLQAQLQAQKDELKVAKGQAAEGAKERLRWEEVEKENTTEAAQRPVKPTTSPTSGQPEDNKQDTAGTAERQARKPWNYRKEKKTDWKKDKYDIGEKKEWKEREKSERKEGEKKERKDGGKTEWKKGKHEQGKSDKEKDKDGKPKRHSSETKQWKGNEWKTEKVSRGEEGKPWKAREGEKEWIEKRERKEWKEERDWQKAKHEKVNEGEQWRGKEEKEWKGGKDHGEKHTGKERWKEEKEWKKVKDGNKESGKLKWEEKNWKERGEKKQWKKDDEWRGKNGKDEGKEGKGKGERKQWGKSENHAKNHGKERKGKDERKQWNENEWKSKNGKDDKEWKRKDERKQWEKKEEEWKREQKEKRHNGDGKKERSSAQKNKDDHKFSGNRHHDHHEEHVWGDRKATHTHNRPSLEQHEYWVQQRGRLQHNPKPPQHCNSLETCAQAEGLLPVPFTEFETILQTYLAKAEQAGVDASKREELKKLAAEFFKNGVFVHDQMSFQDFVEDVGDILEDMVEGDENGEEEDSATEEEMEEFEREVMKKFSVPGAGGKEERIKEEWRKESGRGRG; translated from the exons ATGTCTGGCGGCAGCAGTGCAAACAACAGCTGGACCATCCTCAGTCCTGAG GAGACTGTCGCTGAAACCCTGAGGCCTGTGGCAGAGGAAATAGAGCACCATGAAGAAAGCCATACATCTGCAGCAG GCTCTGGAGCAAACCAGCCTGCAGAGGGTGCAGCACCTGCAGAGGGGTCATCTGTGGAGGAACACCTG atatcagaagaaaaaacagcagagctaattggagacacagagcaacactcCTCTGTGCCCACTGTCACTGATGCTGCTGTTCCCACTTCTTTGGAAGTCTCTGGCAGCTTTGTTCCTGGCAGTAATGCACTCAATCGGTCAGGGGGCCCACCTGAGGGCCCAGCACAGTCCAGCCCTGACCCCGATTCATTCTCTGACTCCTACACCCGCATAACTCCCTCCCCTGATGAGCCCCTAGCCTCACTGCTGAGCACAGAGACTCTGGGAGGGTTGGCGTTTacacaagaagaagagaggCTCACACAGGAGGAAACTCTGCATCCACTAAATGGGGAAGAGCTACAACAGGAAGGGGAGGAGTCAGATCTGTCTCCAAGGATGCCTGATTTATGGAAACAGGCAG ACTCCCCTATGGATTCAGATGTGGGTGAGGAGAGGACTGAGAAGatagatgaggaggaagagccagaggtgaagaggaggaggtctcTCTTAGCAGCTCTGGAACGGGTTGGGAGgacggaggaggaagaggaaggagaggaagagttTCAGCTGCCACAGCGAGCGGAAGACAGCGGGTTCTCTGTGAACAAGTGCATCCTCGGTGCTGTCATTCTGTTAGGCCTCGGCACCATCTTTTTCTCAG GTGTCTTCATGGACCTGGATGAGG AAAGTGACTATGGGACAAGGGAGCTAAAAGATTCAGAGGTACCAGGAAAAGAG GGGTGGCTTAATCCTGAGGTTCCTCCACCCCCAGTAGATGCTGACAGTACAGAGCTTCTAAATAAGTTAGCCAAAGAGACTGAGCAGATTTCTGTGCTACAAGCCCAACTTCAG GCACAGAAAGACGAGCTAAAAGTAGCCAAGGGACAGGCAGCAGAGGGAGCAAAGGAGCGGTTGCggtgggaggaggtggagaaggaaaaCA CCACTGAAGCAGCTCAAAGACCTGTGAAGCCCACTACATCGCCTACCAGTGGCCAGCCAGAGGACAACAAGCAAGACACAGCTGgaactgcagagagacaggccAGGAAACCATGGAATTACCggaaggagaagaagacagaTTGGAAGAAGGATAAATATGACATTGGTGAAAAGAAGgagtggaaagagagagaaaaatctgagaggaaggaaggagagaaaaaggagcgCAAAGATGGGGGTAAAACAGAatggaaaaagggaaaacatgaGCAAGGAAAGTCTGACAAGGAGAAAGATAAGGACGGTAAGCCAAAGAGGCACAGTTCTGAAACAAAGCAATGGAAGGGAAATGAGTGGAAGACAGAAAAGGTGAGCAGAGGTGAGGAAGGAAAGCCGTGGAAGGCTAGGGAAGGGGAGAAGGAGTGgatagaaaagagagagagaaaagaatggaaggaagagagagactggCAAAAAGCAAAGCATGAGAAAGTGAACGAGGGTGAACAATGGAGGGGTAAGGAGGAGAAGGAGTGGAAGGGAGGAAAGGACCATGGCGAGAAGCACACGGGCAAGGAAAGAtggaaggaagagaaggagtGGAAGAAGGTGAAAGATGGCAACAAGGAAAGTGGCAAATTGAAATGGGAGGAGAAAAattggaaagagagaggagagaagaaacaaTGGAAGAAGGATGATGAATGGAGGGGTAAAAATGGCAAAGACGAGGGTAaagaagggaaaggaaagggTGAAAGGAAACAGTGGGGCAAGAGCGAAAATCACGCCAAGAATCATggtaaagaaaggaaagggaaggatgagagaaaacagtggaaCGAGAACGAGTGGAAGAGTAAAAATGGTAAAGATGATAAGGAATGGAAGAGGAAGGATGAGAGGAAACagtgggaaaagaaagaggaagagtggaagagagaacagaaagagaaaaggcacAACGGAGatgggaaaaaggaaagatCAAGCgctcaaaaaaacaaagatgatcACAAATTTTCTGGCAATCGCCATCATGACCACCATGAAGAGCATGTGTGGGGAGACAGGAAggccactcacacacacaaccgaCCTTCCCTCGAACAGCATGAGTACTGGGTCCAGCAAAGAGGCCGGCTCCAGCACAACCCCAAACCACCACAGCACTGTAACTCATTGGAGACCTGCGCTCAGGCTGAGGGGCTGCTTCCTGTCCCCTTCACTGAGTTTGAGACCATACTTCAAACTTACCTAGCCAAGGCAGAGCAGGCAGGAGTGGACGCTTCCAAAAGAGAGGAGCTCAAAAAGCTAGCTGCTGAGTTCTTCAAGAATGGAGTCTTTGTTCATGACCAGATGAGCTTTCAAGATTTTGTGGAGGATGTGGGAGATATTCTGGAAGACATGGTGGAAGGGGATGAGAACGGGGAAGAGGAGGATAGTgccacagaggaagaaatggagGAGTTTGAAAGAGAAGTCATGAAAAAGTTTTCAGTGCCAGGAGctggagggaaagaggagagaatcAAAGAGGAGTGGAGGAAGGAGAGCGGACGAGGACGTGGCTGA